The Streptomyces sp. NBC_00239 genome contains a region encoding:
- a CDS encoding MFS transporter: MSTTATPVGRPDRAGNGTTRRWPAAIWTLMAGTFLVRGFGFTYPFLPYRLSDLHLTTGTVSTILAVFGAGWLLGSILCGWLADRIGHRATLITTMLLAAAALPLLAQAHAVPALFAATFTAGIVYDASRPVFTAAIADAFPEDGVRAGVNAWRHFAVNVGAAVAGTAGGMLAGPLGIQALIWVNAAACTLFALLVWRFLPPADPHRHPDGRPSANYRAALGDRGLWLLLLASLCALTCCASLFSSLPMLMAKDGLDAAAYGWTQTANAAAVLLLSPLLNRWLSRQADQPKPMTGLFAASSLALGASMGAAGFASTTLGYSATAALAVPGEIVVFVAASDLLNRISPPTARGLYAGIWGTTLAGAVIIAPSLAGWALTHGGDELAAAATFTVGAVGAALAWPLAALIHRSRPVPALH; this comes from the coding sequence CACGCCGGTCGGCCGACCGGACCGGGCCGGGAACGGAACCACACGCCGATGGCCGGCGGCGATCTGGACGCTGATGGCCGGCACCTTCCTCGTCCGGGGCTTCGGGTTCACGTACCCGTTCCTGCCGTACCGCCTGAGCGACTTGCACCTGACCACCGGGACCGTCAGCACCATCCTCGCCGTGTTCGGCGCCGGCTGGCTGCTGGGCTCCATCCTGTGCGGCTGGCTCGCCGACCGCATCGGCCACCGCGCCACCCTCATCACCACGATGCTGCTCGCCGCGGCCGCCCTGCCCCTGCTCGCCCAGGCTCACGCCGTACCCGCGCTGTTCGCAGCGACCTTCACCGCCGGCATCGTCTACGACGCCTCGCGGCCCGTGTTCACCGCCGCGATCGCCGACGCCTTCCCCGAGGACGGCGTCCGCGCAGGCGTGAACGCCTGGCGGCACTTCGCCGTCAACGTCGGTGCGGCCGTCGCCGGAACCGCCGGCGGCATGCTCGCAGGCCCCCTCGGTATCCAGGCCCTGATCTGGGTCAACGCCGCCGCCTGCACGCTCTTCGCGCTCCTGGTCTGGCGCTTTCTGCCTCCCGCCGACCCTCACCGTCACCCCGACGGCCGCCCGTCCGCCAACTACCGCGCCGCGCTCGGCGACCGGGGCCTGTGGCTGCTGCTCCTGGCCAGTCTGTGCGCCCTGACCTGCTGCGCGAGCCTGTTCTCCTCCCTCCCGATGCTCATGGCCAAAGACGGACTCGACGCCGCGGCCTACGGCTGGACCCAGACCGCGAACGCTGCCGCGGTCCTGCTGCTCTCCCCGCTGCTGAACCGCTGGCTCAGCCGCCAAGCCGATCAGCCCAAACCGATGACCGGCCTCTTCGCCGCGAGCTCCCTCGCCCTGGGCGCGAGCATGGGCGCCGCCGGCTTCGCCTCCACCACCCTCGGCTACTCCGCCACCGCCGCGCTCGCCGTGCCGGGCGAGATCGTCGTCTTCGTCGCCGCGTCCGACCTCCTCAACCGCATCTCGCCGCCCACCGCCCGCGGCCTGTACGCGGGGATCTGGGGAACGACGCTGGCCGGCGCGGTCATCATCGCCCCCTCCCTCGCGGGATGGGCGCTCACCCACGGCGGCGACGAACTAGCCGCCGCCGCCACCTTCACCGTCGGCGCCGTCGGCGCCGCACTGGCCTGGCCCCTGGCCGCGCTCATCCACCGTTCCCGCCCCGTTCCCGCCCTTCACTGA